Proteins from a genomic interval of Piscinibacter sp. HJYY11:
- a CDS encoding NAD(P)/FAD-dependent oxidoreductase, translating into MSSRRRSLLFAAASLPLVAACKRTPESPYDGGWVGADHARGHRLRDLKSGSLPTPAATRRVNVLIVGAGVAGLACARALARRNIDDVHLVDLEDAAGGNSRGHRIAGMACPLGAHYLPVPAEADVDLVELLASLGLSRIEHGRRVYDERHLCHSPQERLFIGGQWQEGLLPVIDQPEATLAQYRRFGEEVARVARLGFSLPTSRAPWTPSHQALDAVTFAQWLDTHRFDAPALRTYLDYCCRDDYGAGLGHVSAWAGLHYFASRHGFHAPGDDADGDTREGVLTWPQGNGWLTERLAEPHRERLHTGLVALGVEEGRHEVSVDLWHAAAERLERWTAKQVVLATPLFISARLLRAPPAALQAAVTPMRHAPWLVANLHIDEPLDDAGGAPPAWDNVLHGSPALGYVNAMHQSTRPHPGPTVLTSYWALGGDNAEQLRAHRTRLLNDDWATWSRVVLADMAKAHPDLPAKVKRVDLMRYGHAMSIPLPGLRGHAALHALQSPARPGTRVHFAHSDLSGYSVFEEAFFHGTRVGRALG; encoded by the coding sequence ATGAGCTCGCGCCGGCGCTCGCTGCTCTTTGCAGCGGCGAGCCTGCCGCTGGTGGCGGCCTGCAAGCGCACGCCCGAGTCGCCGTACGACGGCGGGTGGGTCGGCGCGGATCATGCGCGGGGCCACCGCCTGCGCGACCTCAAGAGCGGCAGCCTCCCCACGCCTGCGGCGACACGCCGCGTCAACGTGCTCATCGTCGGCGCCGGCGTGGCCGGCCTGGCCTGCGCTCGCGCGCTGGCACGCCGAAACATCGACGACGTGCATCTCGTCGACCTCGAAGACGCCGCCGGCGGCAACAGCCGCGGCCACCGCATCGCCGGCATGGCCTGCCCGCTCGGTGCGCACTACCTGCCGGTGCCCGCCGAGGCCGATGTCGACCTGGTCGAGCTGCTGGCGTCCTTGGGCCTGAGCCGCATCGAACACGGCCGGCGCGTCTACGACGAGCGGCATCTCTGCCACAGCCCGCAGGAGCGGCTCTTCATCGGCGGCCAGTGGCAGGAAGGCCTGCTGCCGGTGATCGACCAGCCCGAGGCCACGCTCGCGCAGTACCGCCGCTTCGGTGAGGAGGTGGCGCGTGTGGCACGGCTCGGCTTCAGCCTGCCGACCTCGCGCGCGCCGTGGACGCCCTCGCATCAGGCGCTCGACGCCGTCACCTTCGCACAGTGGCTCGACACCCATCGCTTCGACGCGCCGGCGCTGCGCACCTACCTCGACTACTGCTGCCGCGACGACTATGGCGCCGGCCTCGGCCACGTCTCGGCCTGGGCCGGCCTGCACTATTTCGCCAGTCGGCATGGCTTTCACGCGCCGGGTGACGACGCTGACGGCGACACGCGCGAAGGCGTGCTCACCTGGCCGCAGGGCAACGGCTGGCTCACCGAGCGACTGGCCGAGCCGCACCGCGAACGCCTGCACACCGGGCTCGTTGCCTTGGGGGTGGAAGAAGGGCGGCACGAGGTGAGTGTGGACCTGTGGCACGCGGCGGCCGAGCGCCTCGAGCGCTGGACGGCGAAGCAGGTGGTGCTCGCCACGCCGCTTTTCATCTCGGCCCGCCTGCTGCGCGCGCCGCCCGCGGCGCTGCAGGCCGCCGTCACGCCGATGCGCCATGCGCCGTGGCTGGTCGCCAACCTGCACATCGACGAGCCGCTCGACGATGCCGGCGGCGCGCCCCCCGCATGGGACAACGTGCTCCACGGCAGCCCCGCGCTTGGCTATGTGAACGCCATGCACCAGAGCACCCGCCCGCACCCCGGCCCGACGGTGCTCACCAGCTACTGGGCGCTGGGGGGCGACAACGCCGAGCAACTGCGTGCCCACCGCACACGCCTGCTGAACGACGACTGGGCGACCTGGTCGCGCGTGGTGCTGGCCGACATGGCGAAGGCGCACCCCGACCTGCCTGCCAAGGTGAAACGCGTCGACCTCATGCGCTACGGCCACGCGATGAGCATCCCGCTGCCCGGACTGCGTGGCCATGCGGCGCTGCACGCCCTGCAGTCACCTGCACGCCCCGGCACACGGGTGCACTTCGCGCACAGCGACCTGTCGGGCTACTCGGTGTTCGAGGAAGCCTTCTTCCACGGCACCCGCGTGGGCCGCGCCCTCGGCTAG
- a CDS encoding aldo/keto reductase yields the protein MQYRRLGRSGLKLSELSLGSWVTYHQQVDSRAATELMAAAMDAGINFFDNAEAYAEGQSEVVMGEALKALKRPRLSYVVSTKFFWGIDHGGVKANQLNTLNRKYLMQAIDGSLRRLQLEHIDLVYCHRPDPETPIEETVQAMSDMVTQGKALYWGTSEWSAKQIRAAYDFAERERLHRPLMEQPQYHLFARSRVEREYKRLYDDIGLGLTTWSPLASGLLTGKYRSGVPAGSRGALPDMGWLVKNLTDPARNAAVAQLEPIAQELGGTLAQLAIAWVMRNPHVSTVILGASKLSQLQDNLGALALVPKLTPEVLARIDRITKTLAD from the coding sequence ATGCAATACCGGCGTCTGGGCCGCAGCGGCCTGAAGCTGAGCGAACTGTCGCTCGGCTCCTGGGTGACCTACCACCAGCAGGTGGACAGTCGTGCGGCCACCGAGCTGATGGCCGCCGCGATGGACGCCGGCATCAATTTCTTCGACAACGCCGAAGCCTATGCCGAAGGCCAGAGCGAGGTGGTGATGGGCGAGGCGCTGAAGGCGCTCAAGCGCCCGCGCTTGAGCTACGTGGTCTCGACCAAGTTCTTCTGGGGGATCGACCATGGCGGCGTCAAGGCCAACCAGCTCAACACGCTCAACCGCAAGTACCTGATGCAGGCCATCGACGGCTCGCTCCGGCGCCTGCAGCTGGAGCACATCGACCTCGTCTACTGCCACCGCCCCGACCCCGAGACGCCGATCGAGGAGACGGTGCAGGCCATGAGCGACATGGTGACGCAGGGCAAGGCCTTGTACTGGGGCACGAGCGAGTGGTCGGCCAAGCAGATCCGCGCGGCCTACGACTTCGCCGAGCGCGAGCGGCTGCACCGCCCACTGATGGAGCAGCCGCAGTACCACCTCTTCGCGCGTTCGCGGGTGGAGCGCGAGTACAAGCGGCTGTACGACGACATCGGCCTGGGCCTCACCACCTGGAGCCCGCTCGCCAGTGGGCTGCTCACCGGCAAGTACCGCAGCGGAGTGCCGGCGGGCAGCCGCGGCGCGTTGCCCGACATGGGCTGGCTGGTGAAGAACCTCACCGACCCGGCGCGCAACGCCGCCGTGGCGCAGCTGGAGCCGATCGCACAGGAGCTCGGCGGCACGCTCGCGCAACTCGCCATCGCCTGGGTCATGCGCAACCCTCATGTCAGCACGGTGATCCTCGGCGCGTCGAAACTCTCGCAACTGCAGGACAACCTGGGGGCGCTCGCCCTCGTGCCGAAGCTGACGCCCGAGGTGCTGGCCCGCATCGACCGCATCACCAAGACGCTCGCAGACTGA
- the speD gene encoding adenosylmethionine decarboxylase: MHGLHLTADLRGCSSETPAFTDPHALRRLCLAAVQDAGLQPVGELFHTFPGAGGVTGVVLLAESHLAVHTWPELGAVTLDVYVCNFGADNSHKARHLLDTLITRFAPRQVEQHALERGASR; encoded by the coding sequence ATGCACGGCTTGCACCTCACCGCCGATTTACGGGGATGCTCCTCGGAGACGCCCGCTTTCACCGACCCGCATGCGCTGCGTCGCCTGTGCCTCGCGGCCGTGCAGGACGCCGGCCTGCAGCCGGTCGGCGAGCTCTTCCACACCTTCCCCGGCGCGGGCGGTGTGACCGGCGTGGTGCTGCTCGCCGAGTCGCACCTCGCGGTGCACACCTGGCCTGAACTCGGCGCGGTGACGCTCGACGTGTATGTGTGCAACTTCGGCGCCGACAACTCCCACAAGGCGCGCCATCTGCTCGACACCCTCATCACCCGCTTTGCCCCACGGCAGGTGGAGCAGCATGCACTCGAGCGAGGAGCCTCCAGATGA
- the dmeF gene encoding CDF family Co(II)/Ni(II) efflux transporter DmeF — MAHTHDLKPWQHAHVFDTGNRLGERRTHWVLAITLLTMVVEIAAGWWTGSMALLADGWHMGTHALALAVTAGAYWLARRHAQDTRYTFGTWKIEVLGSFASALVLGLVGVGIVVESVVRLWRAEPLEAQSALVVAVIGLVVNLVSAWLLHGAQGGHGHGHDHDHGHGHHDHHGHHHHGHPHHDHGHARAGEDLNLRAAYAHVLADALTSVFAIVALSAALWLGWTWLDPVVGIVGAVVIGVWAWGLMRQSAAVLLDREMHLPITQEVRDAIESDGDAKVADLHVWRVGRDKFAAIVCVVADVPLAPSVYRERLAVHEELAHVSIEVNRCPHMG, encoded by the coding sequence ATGGCCCACACCCACGACCTCAAGCCCTGGCAACACGCCCACGTGTTCGACACAGGCAACCGCCTGGGTGAACGCCGCACGCACTGGGTGCTGGCGATCACGCTGCTCACGATGGTGGTGGAGATCGCCGCCGGCTGGTGGACGGGCTCGATGGCGCTGCTCGCCGATGGCTGGCACATGGGCACGCACGCGCTGGCGCTTGCCGTCACCGCAGGGGCCTACTGGCTCGCACGGCGCCATGCGCAGGACACGCGCTACACCTTCGGCACCTGGAAGATCGAGGTGCTGGGCAGCTTTGCGAGCGCGCTGGTGCTCGGGCTCGTGGGCGTGGGCATCGTCGTCGAATCGGTGGTCCGGCTGTGGCGGGCCGAGCCGCTGGAGGCGCAGTCGGCGCTGGTGGTGGCGGTGATCGGGCTCGTCGTGAACCTCGTGTCGGCGTGGCTGCTCCACGGGGCCCAGGGCGGGCACGGCCACGGCCACGACCACGACCATGGGCACGGTCATCACGACCACCATGGCCATCACCATCATGGCCACCCGCACCACGACCATGGCCACGCCCGCGCCGGCGAAGACCTCAACCTGCGCGCCGCCTATGCGCACGTGCTGGCCGATGCGCTGACCTCGGTGTTTGCGATCGTGGCCCTGTCGGCGGCGCTGTGGCTGGGCTGGACCTGGCTCGACCCGGTGGTGGGCATCGTGGGAGCGGTGGTGATCGGCGTGTGGGCCTGGGGCCTGATGCGCCAGTCGGCGGCCGTGCTGCTCGACCGCGAGATGCACCTGCCGATCACGCAGGAGGTGCGCGACGCCATCGAGTCGGACGGTGACGCCAAGGTGGCCGACCTGCACGTGTGGCGCGTGGGCCGCGACAAGTTTGCCGCGATCGTCTGCGTGGTCGCCGATGTGCCGCTCGCGCCCTCGGTCTACCGCGAGCGGCTGGCGGTGCACGAAGAGCTGGCGCACGTCTCCATCGAAGTGAACCGCTGCCCGCACATGGGCTGA
- the murU gene encoding N-acetylmuramate alpha-1-phosphate uridylyltransferase MurU, which translates to MKALILAAGRGERMRPLTDHTPKPLLEVQGKPLIVWHLEALARDGIRDVVINTAWLEERIVDTLGDGARYGVSIRYSLEGRDHGGALETAGGIAKALPLLTDTTLECFWVVSGDVFLPGFRFDTAAAQRFATGGALAHLWLVPNAPHHPEGDFGIDAQGRASRTVTPKRTWASVGLFRAAIVNGVKVGDKLPLTPLLRAGADAGRIEATAYDGPWTDVGTVERLNALNTDPP; encoded by the coding sequence ATGAAAGCCCTGATCCTGGCCGCAGGGCGCGGCGAACGCATGCGCCCACTGACCGACCACACGCCCAAGCCCCTGCTCGAGGTGCAGGGCAAGCCGCTGATCGTGTGGCACCTGGAGGCGCTGGCGCGCGACGGCATCCGCGACGTGGTGATCAACACCGCCTGGCTGGAGGAGCGCATCGTCGACACGCTGGGCGACGGCGCGCGGTACGGCGTCTCGATCCGCTATTCGCTGGAAGGCCGCGACCACGGCGGCGCACTGGAAACGGCCGGCGGCATCGCCAAGGCGCTGCCACTGCTGACGGACACGACGCTGGAATGCTTCTGGGTCGTCTCGGGCGACGTCTTCCTGCCCGGCTTCCGATTCGACACGGCCGCTGCCCAGCGCTTCGCGACAGGCGGTGCGCTCGCCCACCTGTGGCTCGTGCCCAACGCGCCGCACCATCCCGAGGGCGATTTCGGCATCGACGCCCAAGGCCGCGCCTCGCGCACCGTCACACCGAAACGCACCTGGGCCAGCGTCGGCCTCTTCCGCGCGGCGATCGTGAATGGTGTGAAGGTCGGCGACAAGCTGCCGCTGACCCCGCTGCTGCGTGCCGGTGCCGACGCCGGCCGCATCGAGGCCACCGCCTACGACGGCCCGTGGACCGACGTGGGCACGGTCGAGCGGCTGAACGCGCTCAACACCGACCCACCATAG
- a CDS encoding aminopeptidase P N-terminal domain-containing protein produces the protein MSAVHRERRAELARRLRAAGGGLAIVSTAPEAMRSRDSEYPFRPDSHFHHLTGFDEPEATLVLRADGHCELFCRDKHPEQEVWTGVRLGPEAARDALGVDAASSIAQLDQRLPELLNQQPAVWTVFGTRGTLDEQLDGWLAAVREQSHFGHAPPVSHRDLAAMLDEMRLFKAADELALMRRAAAISAAAHVRAMRFCAARFRAEPAGELAEYEIEAELLHEFRRQGAAGPAYPSIVAAGANACVLHHSAGPTRLRAGELCLIDAGCEFDGYASDITRTFPASGRYSAPQRELYDIVVAAQDAAVAVTRPGERHREAHHAAVRVLAQGMLDTGLLSHDRHGTLDDIIERASYRQFYMHGTGHWLGRDVHDTGDYLSRDEAPFEQPDYLGGRVVKHPSRKLEPGMVVTLEPGLYVRPAEGVPERYWHIGIRIEDDAVVTPTGCELISRGVPVRADEIEALMRG, from the coding sequence ATGAGCGCCGTGCACCGTGAACGCCGCGCCGAGCTGGCCCGGCGCCTGCGTGCCGCCGGCGGCGGCCTCGCCATCGTCTCGACCGCCCCCGAGGCGATGCGCAGCCGCGATTCCGAATACCCGTTCCGGCCCGACAGCCACTTCCACCACCTCACCGGCTTCGACGAGCCCGAGGCCACGCTGGTGCTGCGCGCCGATGGCCACTGCGAGCTCTTCTGCCGCGACAAGCACCCCGAGCAGGAGGTCTGGACCGGCGTGCGCCTGGGGCCCGAGGCGGCCCGCGACGCGCTGGGCGTCGACGCGGCCTCTTCCATCGCGCAGCTCGACCAGCGCCTGCCCGAGCTGCTGAACCAGCAGCCCGCCGTCTGGACGGTCTTCGGCACCCGCGGCACGCTCGACGAGCAGCTCGACGGCTGGCTGGCCGCCGTGCGCGAGCAGTCCCACTTCGGCCACGCGCCGCCGGTCTCGCACCGCGACCTGGCCGCGATGCTCGACGAGATGCGTCTCTTCAAGGCCGCTGACGAGCTGGCCCTGATGCGGCGCGCCGCCGCCATCTCCGCCGCGGCCCATGTGCGCGCGATGCGCTTCTGCGCCGCACGCTTCCGCGCCGAGCCGGCGGGCGAGCTCGCCGAATACGAAATCGAGGCCGAGCTGCTGCATGAGTTCCGCCGCCAGGGCGCGGCCGGCCCGGCCTACCCGTCGATCGTCGCGGCGGGGGCCAACGCCTGCGTGCTGCATCACAGCGCCGGCCCGACGCGCCTGCGGGCCGGCGAGCTGTGCCTGATCGACGCCGGCTGCGAGTTCGACGGCTACGCGAGCGACATCACGCGCACCTTCCCCGCCAGCGGCCGCTACAGCGCGCCGCAACGCGAGCTGTACGACATCGTGGTCGCGGCGCAGGACGCGGCCGTCGCCGTCACGCGGCCCGGCGAGCGCCACCGCGAGGCGCACCACGCCGCGGTGCGGGTGCTGGCGCAAGGCATGCTCGACACCGGCCTCCTGAGCCACGACCGCCACGGCACGCTCGACGACATCATCGAGCGCGCAAGCTACCGCCAGTTCTACATGCACGGCACCGGCCACTGGCTGGGCCGCGACGTGCACGACACCGGCGACTACCTCTCGCGCGACGAAGCGCCGTTCGAGCAGCCCGACTACCTGGGCGGCCGTGTCGTCAAGCACCCTTCGCGCAAGCTCGAGCCCGGCATGGTGGTGACGCTGGAGCCGGGCCTCTACGTGCGCCCGGCCGAAGGCGTGCCCGAGCGCTACTGGCACATCGGCATCCGCATCGAGGACGACGCGGTGGTCACCCCCACAGGCTGCGAGCTCATCAGCCGCGGCGTGCCGGTGCGGGCCGACGAGATCGAAGCGCTGATGCGCGGCTAG
- the tkt gene encoding transketolase, producing the protein MTAIASNTSLMANAIRALSMDAVQQANSGHPGAPMGMAEIAVALWGRHLKHNPANPHWADRDRFVLSNGHGSMLIYSLLHLSGYDLPMSELRNFRQLHSKTPGHPEVGITPGVETTTGPLGQGFTNAVGLALAEKLLAKEFNRDGHAIVDHHTYVFLGDGCLMEGISHEAAGLAGAWKLNKLIAIYDDNGISIDGQVAPWFVDNTPKRFEAYGWNVIAKVDGHDVDAVDRAIAQAKKSDKPTLICAQTTIGKGSPNRAGTAKAHGEALGHEEIKLTREAMGWTHEPFVVPEEAYEQWDARQDGLKAETQWVDAYEAYAKAYPELAVELVRRLDGQLPKGWAQTVKEALAATHAKAETVASRKASQLALEVFTKALPELLGGSADLTGSNLTNTSSTPALRFDDKGEPNGGRHINYGVREFGMAAIMNGVALHGGYIPYGGTFLTFSDYSRNAIRMAALMKQRVVHVFTHDSIGLGEDGPTHQSIEHAAALRLIPGLDVWRPADTTETLVAWASAIESKSRPSALLLSRQNLTYSPKADLDGIAKGAYVLAEPSEVGLKKKAQAVIIATGSEVQLALHAQLQLAVSGIAVRVVSAPSTSVFDRQSVEYKNAVLPAGLPRIAVEMGVTDGWWKYGVSAVVGIDTYGESAPAGVLFKHFGFTSENVADTVRAVLQNKR; encoded by the coding sequence ATGACCGCGATCGCCTCCAACACTTCCTTGATGGCGAACGCCATCCGTGCCCTCTCGATGGACGCGGTCCAGCAAGCGAACTCCGGGCACCCCGGCGCCCCGATGGGCATGGCCGAGATCGCCGTGGCGCTGTGGGGCCGGCACCTCAAGCACAACCCGGCCAACCCGCACTGGGCCGACCGCGACCGCTTCGTCTTGAGCAACGGCCACGGCTCCATGCTCATCTACTCGCTGCTGCACCTCTCGGGCTACGACCTGCCGATGAGCGAGCTGCGCAACTTCCGCCAGCTGCACAGCAAGACCCCGGGTCACCCGGAAGTCGGCATCACCCCCGGCGTTGAGACCACCACCGGCCCGCTGGGCCAGGGCTTCACCAATGCGGTGGGCCTCGCGCTTGCCGAGAAGCTGCTCGCGAAGGAATTCAACCGCGACGGCCACGCGATCGTCGACCACCACACCTACGTGTTCCTCGGCGACGGTTGCCTGATGGAAGGCATCAGCCACGAAGCCGCGGGCCTCGCCGGTGCGTGGAAGCTCAACAAGCTGATCGCCATCTACGACGACAACGGCATCTCGATCGACGGCCAGGTCGCGCCCTGGTTCGTCGACAACACGCCCAAGCGTTTCGAGGCCTACGGCTGGAACGTGATCGCCAAGGTCGACGGCCATGACGTCGACGCCGTCGACCGCGCCATCGCGCAAGCGAAGAAGAGCGACAAGCCCACCCTCATCTGCGCGCAGACCACCATCGGCAAGGGCTCGCCCAACCGCGCCGGCACCGCCAAGGCACACGGCGAAGCGCTGGGCCATGAAGAGATCAAGCTCACCCGCGAAGCGATGGGCTGGACGCACGAGCCCTTCGTCGTGCCCGAAGAAGCCTATGAACAGTGGGACGCCCGCCAGGACGGCCTGAAGGCCGAGACCCAGTGGGTCGACGCCTACGAGGCCTACGCCAAGGCCTACCCCGAGCTGGCAGTGGAACTGGTGCGCCGCCTCGACGGGCAGCTGCCCAAGGGCTGGGCACAGACGGTCAAGGAGGCCTTGGCCGCCACGCACGCCAAGGCCGAGACGGTGGCCAGCCGCAAGGCCAGCCAGCTCGCGCTCGAGGTCTTCACCAAGGCCCTGCCCGAGCTGCTCGGGGGCAGTGCCGACCTGACCGGCTCCAACCTCACCAACACCAGCAGCACGCCGGCGCTGCGCTTCGACGACAAGGGCGAGCCCAACGGCGGCCGCCACATCAACTACGGCGTGCGCGAGTTCGGCATGGCCGCCATCATGAACGGCGTGGCGCTGCACGGCGGCTACATCCCCTACGGCGGCACCTTCCTCACCTTCAGCGACTACAGCCGCAACGCCATCCGCATGGCCGCGCTGATGAAGCAGCGCGTGGTGCACGTGTTCACGCACGACAGCATCGGCCTCGGCGAAGACGGCCCGACGCACCAGTCGATCGAACACGCCGCCGCGCTGCGCCTGATCCCCGGCCTCGACGTCTGGCGCCCCGCCGACACCACCGAGACCCTGGTCGCGTGGGCCTCGGCGATCGAAAGCAAGAGCCGCCCGAGCGCGCTGCTGCTCTCGCGCCAGAACCTCACCTACTCGCCCAAGGCCGACCTCGACGGCATCGCCAAGGGTGCCTACGTGCTGGCCGAGCCGAGCGAAGTCGGCCTCAAGAAGAAGGCGCAGGCGGTCATCATCGCCACCGGCTCCGAAGTGCAGCTCGCCCTGCATGCGCAGCTGCAACTCGCGGTGAGCGGCATCGCGGTGCGCGTGGTGTCGGCCCCGTCCACCAGCGTCTTCGACCGCCAGAGCGTCGAGTACAAGAACGCGGTGCTGCCGGCCGGCCTGCCGCGCATCGCGGTGGAGATGGGGGTGACCGACGGCTGGTGGAAGTACGGCGTGTCGGCCGTCGTCGGCATCGACACCTACGGCGAATCGGCCCCGGCCGGCGTGCTCTTCAAGCACTTCGGCTTCACGTCGGAAAACGTGGCCGACACGGTACGCGCCGTGCTGCAGAACAAGCGTTGA